From a region of the Thiorhodovibrio winogradskyi genome:
- a CDS encoding 6-hydroxymethylpterin diphosphokinase MptE-like protein has translation MNSPHRTTRLSDLKDRHAGERCVLIANGPSLNNMDLGFLKRETCIGMNKIFLGFKRFRFYPRYYVAVNRKVIEQATAQIKALNCVKFISQAGAHGLLAENALTHLIRTHAYQIDHQGIKGPGFCRDIAAEGVHEGWTVTHAALQIAYYLGFSEVVLIGLDHRYQYSGAPNEARVLDGPDPNHFSPAYFGGGQTWDNPDLAHSEESYRLARAEYERVGRRILDATLDGACAVFEKADYRQLFRIAASGAVA, from the coding sequence TTGAACTCCCCACATCGAACAACCCGGCTGTCCGATCTCAAAGACCGCCACGCCGGCGAGCGCTGCGTGCTCATCGCCAATGGCCCCTCGCTGAACAACATGGACCTTGGCTTCCTCAAGCGCGAAACTTGCATTGGCATGAACAAAATTTTTCTCGGTTTCAAGCGCTTTCGGTTTTATCCGCGTTATTATGTCGCCGTCAATCGCAAGGTGATCGAACAGGCCACCGCGCAGATCAAGGCGCTCAACTGTGTTAAGTTCATCAGCCAGGCCGGCGCGCACGGACTGCTGGCGGAAAACGCCCTGACGCACCTCATCCGCACCCACGCCTATCAGATCGACCACCAGGGCATTAAAGGCCCCGGCTTCTGTCGCGACATCGCCGCCGAGGGCGTGCATGAGGGCTGGACGGTCACCCATGCCGCGCTGCAAATCGCCTACTACCTGGGCTTCTCCGAGGTGGTGCTGATCGGCCTCGACCACCGCTACCAATACAGCGGCGCTCCCAATGAGGCGCGGGTGCTCGATGGCCCCGACCCCAATCATTTCAGCCCCGCGTATTTCGGCGGCGGGCAGACCTGGGACAATCCCGACCTCGCGCACTCGGAGGAATCCTATCGGCTTGCCCGCGCGGAATATGAACGGGTCGGGCGGCGGATTCTTGATGCGACCCTTGATGGCGCCTGTGCCGTGTTCGAGAAAGCCGATTATCGCCAACTCTTTCGCATCGCCGCGTCGGGAGCCGTCGCATGA
- a CDS encoding SDR family NAD(P)-dependent oxidoreductase, producing the protein MATASNSDAGNCLITGATGGIGRALVTAFHQAGYQVIATDLGEQPADLRCAHYRRADLNRIVQDSDAADAFITDIRARLQGQGLSVLINNAATQILAPTDTLSRADWQQTLNVNLTAPFLLTQALLPELEAAQGSVINIGSIHARLTKRRFVAYATSKAALAGLTRALAVDLGPRIRVNAIEPAAIDTPMLRAGFEGQPALYQRLADCHPQQRIGQPEEVARLALALAAGDMAFLSGSCIGLDGGIAGQLYDPD; encoded by the coding sequence ATGGCTACAGCGTCTAACTCCGATGCAGGCAACTGTCTAATAACCGGCGCCACCGGCGGCATTGGCCGCGCCCTGGTCACCGCCTTCCACCAAGCCGGCTACCAGGTCATCGCCACCGACCTCGGCGAGCAACCGGCGGATCTGCGCTGCGCCCACTACCGGCGCGCCGATCTCAACCGCATCGTCCAAGACTCGGACGCCGCCGATGCCTTCATCACCGACATCCGCGCGCGGCTGCAAGGCCAGGGCTTATCCGTCCTCATCAACAACGCCGCCACCCAAATCCTCGCGCCAACAGACACCCTCAGCCGCGCCGACTGGCAACAAACCCTCAACGTCAACCTCACCGCGCCCTTCCTGCTCACCCAAGCCCTGCTCCCGGAGCTGGAAGCCGCCCAAGGCAGCGTCATCAACATCGGCAGCATCCACGCCCGACTCACCAAGCGCCGCTTCGTCGCCTATGCCACCAGCAAGGCCGCGCTCGCCGGACTCACCCGCGCCCTGGCGGTTGACCTTGGCCCGCGCATCCGCGTCAACGCCATCGAACCCGCCGCCATCGACACCCCCATGCTGCGCGCCGGCTTCGAGGGCCAGCCCGCGCTCTACCAACGACTCGCCGACTGCCACCCGCAACAGCGCATCGGCCAGCCCGAAGAAGTCGCCCGCCTCGCGCTGGCGCTCGCCGCTGGCGACATGGCCTTTTTAAGCGGCAGTTGCATCGGCCTTGACGGCGGCATCGCGGGGCAGTTGTATGATCCCGACTAA
- a CDS encoding type II toxin-antitoxin system VapC family toxin encodes MRPILIDTNAYAAFMRGERAIIEVLAHAETLYLNSVVLGELLGGFAAGSREAKNRAELAQFLRSPRVSVLPITAKTADSYALVYVDLRRKGQPIPANDLWIAASALEHGAALLSLDAHFGQVAGLRQGRSLEDFLP; translated from the coding sequence ATGCGCCCGATCCTCATCGATACCAACGCCTATGCCGCCTTTATGCGCGGCGAACGCGCGATCATCGAGGTTTTGGCTCATGCCGAGACGCTTTATCTCAATAGTGTCGTTTTGGGCGAACTGCTTGGCGGATTCGCCGCTGGGTCGCGAGAAGCGAAGAATCGCGCCGAACTGGCGCAATTTCTGCGGTCGCCCCGGGTCAGTGTGCTACCGATCACCGCGAAAACCGCTGACAGTTACGCATTGGTTTATGTCGATTTGCGGCGGAAAGGTCAGCCGATTCCTGCCAACGATCTCTGGATTGCCGCCAGCGCGCTCGAACACGGCGCCGCCTTACTGAGCCTTGATGCGCATTTCGGTCAAGTCGCTGGTTTACGACAAGGCCGCAGCCTGGAAGATTTTCTGCCATGA
- a CDS encoding glycosyltransferase family 2 protein, with product MSFPYSFGRQLGGAHCHCSEQRIFAKYFPEQAGNGQKDFFCNNANAALCYRDWQRLRFNEDLTGLEDMELAQRLVREGGAVIYVPEAAVYHYHQESWPQIQRRFEREAIALQRIMPHIHVSALDALRYIASSVARDLASAHRAGTLASHALDILRYRWQQYLDVYKGNHEHRKLSHAEKEKYFFPE from the coding sequence ATGAGTTTTCCTTACAGCTTCGGGCGCCAACTCGGCGGCGCGCACTGTCACTGCAGCGAACAGCGCATCTTCGCCAAATACTTTCCCGAACAAGCTGGCAATGGTCAGAAAGACTTCTTCTGCAACAACGCCAACGCCGCCCTGTGCTACCGCGACTGGCAGCGCCTGCGCTTCAACGAAGATCTCACCGGTCTCGAAGACATGGAACTGGCCCAGCGCCTGGTGAGGGAAGGCGGCGCGGTGATCTATGTCCCCGAGGCCGCTGTCTACCATTACCACCAGGAAAGCTGGCCGCAAATCCAACGCCGTTTCGAGCGCGAAGCCATCGCCCTGCAACGCATCATGCCGCACATCCATGTCAGCGCCCTCGATGCCCTGCGCTACATCGCCTCCAGCGTCGCGCGCGACTTGGCCAGCGCCCATCGCGCTGGTACGCTAGCCAGTCATGCACTCGACATTCTGCGCTACCGCTGGCAGCAGTACCTGGACGTTTACAAAGGCAACCACGAACACCGCAAACTCTCGCACGCGGAAAAAGAAAAATACTTTTTCCCGGAATAA
- a CDS encoding acylneuraminate cytidylyltransferase family protein, producing MTKSPDPSASKPRIVAPLPMKAHSARVSGKNFRDFCGKPLFRWMLDTLLSVEDIDQIVINTDARDILASHGLVDSDRIRIRDRKPEIRGDFVSMNLVLADDVAQVPADIDLMTHTTNPLMKAETVRGALEAFRAAQTESRADSLFSVDKIQTRFYRADCSPVNHDPDNLIRTQDLEPWFEENSNLYLFTRDSFAKTQARIGKQPMMYESAQFESIDIDTPADWDFAIVAARHLLEQTA from the coding sequence ATGACCAAGTCCCCCGACCCCAGCGCATCTAAACCCCGCATCGTCGCCCCGCTGCCCATGAAGGCGCACAGCGCCCGCGTCAGCGGCAAGAACTTTCGCGACTTCTGCGGCAAGCCGCTGTTTCGCTGGATGCTCGACACCCTGCTCAGCGTCGAGGACATCGATCAGATCGTCATCAACACCGATGCCCGCGACATCCTCGCCAGCCATGGCCTGGTCGACAGCGACCGCATCCGCATCCGCGACCGCAAACCCGAGATCCGCGGCGATTTCGTGTCGATGAATCTGGTCCTCGCCGATGATGTCGCCCAGGTCCCCGCCGACATCGACCTGATGACCCACACCACCAACCCGCTGATGAAGGCCGAGACGGTGCGCGGCGCCCTTGAGGCCTTCCGCGCCGCTCAGACCGAGAGTCGCGCCGATTCCCTGTTCAGCGTCGACAAGATCCAGACCCGTTTCTACCGCGCCGACTGCTCGCCGGTGAACCACGACCCGGACAACCTCATCCGCACCCAGGATCTGGAACCCTGGTTCGAAGAAAACTCCAACCTCTACCTCTTCACCCGCGACAGCTTCGCCAAGACCCAGGCCCGCATCGGCAAGCAGCCGATGATGTATGAGAGCGCCCAGTTCGAGTCCATCGACATCGATACCCCAGCCGATTGGGATTTCGCCATCGTCGCCGCCCGTCATTTGCTGGAGCAGACCGCATGA
- a CDS encoding Rossmann-fold NAD(P)-binding domain-containing protein, with amino-acid sequence MSALPKVLVTCPPMLGMIDSFQPLFDQQGWQVTAPKVVQTLSVEELIELLPQHDGWIIGDDPATRAVFEAGQAGRLKAAVK; translated from the coding sequence ATGAGCGCGTTACCCAAGGTGCTGGTCACTTGTCCGCCGATGCTCGGCATGATCGACAGCTTCCAACCCCTGTTCGACCAGCAGGGCTGGCAGGTCACCGCCCCCAAGGTGGTGCAGACCCTCTCGGTCGAGGAGCTGATCGAACTCCTGCCCCAGCACGACGGCTGGATCATCGGCGACGACCCCGCCACCCGCGCGGTCTTCGAGGCCGGCCAGGCCGGGCGGCTCAAGGCGGCGGTGAAGTAG
- a CDS encoding NAD(P)-dependent oxidoreductase, which yields MTNTPNMFGAEVADVAMGYVIALARETFEIDRAVRAGHWPKPRGISLAGKTVALVGLGDIGRHAAQRMLAAGMRVLAYDPFAAEAPELAAVERAPWPQRLEEADFLVVTCVLTESSRHLVNAEALALAKPGLRVVNVGRGPVIDERALEAALETGQVYSAALDVFEVEPLPAASSLRQHPRCVFGSHNASNTADAVARTSEIAIGKLAGFLAAVSG from the coding sequence ATCACCAATACGCCCAACATGTTTGGCGCCGAGGTGGCGGATGTGGCCATGGGCTATGTCATCGCCCTGGCGCGTGAGACCTTCGAGATCGATCGAGCGGTGCGGGCAGGGCACTGGCCGAAGCCGCGCGGCATCTCGCTGGCGGGTAAGACGGTCGCGCTGGTGGGGTTGGGCGATATCGGTCGGCATGCGGCGCAGCGGATGTTGGCGGCGGGGATGCGGGTCCTAGCCTATGATCCCTTTGCCGCGGAGGCGCCTGAGTTGGCGGCAGTGGAGCGTGCGCCCTGGCCGCAGCGGTTGGAGGAGGCGGATTTTCTGGTCGTGACCTGTGTGCTCACCGAATCGAGTCGGCATCTGGTGAATGCAGAGGCCTTGGCGTTGGCCAAGCCGGGGCTGCGGGTGGTGAATGTCGGGCGCGGGCCGGTGATCGATGAACGGGCGTTGGAGGCGGCGCTGGAGACGGGGCAGGTCTATTCAGCGGCCTTGGATGTATTCGAGGTCGAGCCCTTGCCGGCGGCGTCGTCGTTGCGGCAGCATCCGAGGTGCGTGTTTGGGTCGCATAATGCGTCCAATACGGCGGATGCGGTGGCGCGCACCAGTGAGATTGCGATTGGGAAATTGGCGGGGTTTTTGGCAGCAGTCAGCGGATAA
- a CDS encoding nucleotidyltransferase domain-containing protein, translated as MRLTPKQIDIIKQTVEQIGGQDTRTILYGSRLLDDRKGGDIDLLLQSSQPIGLLERARIKSALEQTLALPVDIIAYHTALPPTPFQRIAIECGQPL; from the coding sequence ATGCGGCTAACACCAAAGCAAATCGACATCATCAAGCAAACCGTCGAACAGATCGGCGGGCAGGATACCCGCACGATTCTTTACGGTTCGAGATTGCTCGATGACCGAAAGGGGGGTGATATCGATCTGCTCCTTCAATCGAGCCAGCCCATCGGGCTCCTTGAGCGCGCAAGGATCAAGAGCGCGTTGGAGCAGACCCTGGCGCTACCGGTCGATATCATTGCGTACCATACCGCTTTGCCACCGACGCCCTTTCAGCGAATCGCCATCGAATGCGGACAACCGTTATGA